A genomic segment from Acidobacteriota bacterium encodes:
- the selB gene encoding selenocysteine-specific translation elongation factor, which translates to MKSIIIGTAGHIDHGKTELIKALTGVDTDRLKEEKERGITIDIGFASLKFGDDLLIGFVDVPGHERFVKNMLAGAGGIDIVILVVAADESVKPQTIEHFEICKLLGVKSGLIVLSKIDLVDEEVIRLVEMEMCDLIRGSFMEKAPIIPVSSRTGKGIDILKETIHDLALKVEEKSEEGTVRLPIDRSFSIKGFGTVVTGTLVSGRIEIGDELELLPAGKKCRVRGIEVHDEPREFARAGQRTALNLAGIGYLDLGRGMTLAMPGALKPARMIDARMNLLPSSPPLKNLSKVRFHHGTSEVMARVHILEADRLAPGSSMYVQLRMEKPVAVFPGDRFIVRFYSPTRTIGGGLVLDNDPRKHKTGDTSVINDLSILESGNEQERLDLIVASYGERGVVLQALVRRSGMGRVAIETLMSDLVQRGWVEEIPVDSGLFLSKRAYDQLKKKAKEEVLRFHRENPLSPGISKEELRRKAASFVHQELFESIVATMKNEGDIRVEGSLVIHRDHRIELNPMEQEIREHLEGEFRKGGLNPPEMKIVLNVSRFPREVVEKIFHLLLREEKLIKMKDERVFHQDSIAALKEKLGKYAEQKSIIDIATFKDMAGITRKNAIPLLEYFDSIKVTKRVGNERLILKENLK; encoded by the coding sequence ATGAAGAGCATCATCATCGGCACCGCCGGCCACATCGACCATGGCAAGACTGAATTGATCAAGGCGCTGACAGGTGTCGATACAGACCGCCTGAAAGAAGAGAAGGAAAGAGGAATAACAATTGACATCGGCTTTGCCAGCCTGAAATTCGGTGATGATCTTCTGATCGGATTCGTCGATGTTCCCGGGCACGAGAGATTCGTCAAGAACATGCTGGCGGGAGCCGGCGGAATCGATATTGTAATTCTAGTCGTGGCAGCCGATGAATCCGTCAAACCGCAAACCATAGAGCATTTTGAAATATGCAAGCTCCTTGGAGTGAAGTCGGGGCTGATCGTTCTGTCAAAAATCGATCTTGTCGATGAAGAGGTCATAAGACTCGTTGAGATGGAAATGTGTGACCTCATCCGTGGTTCCTTCATGGAAAAAGCTCCCATCATCCCCGTAAGCTCCAGGACAGGGAAGGGGATCGACATCCTGAAAGAGACGATACATGATCTTGCATTGAAAGTGGAAGAGAAGAGCGAAGAAGGGACGGTGCGGCTTCCCATCGACAGGTCTTTTTCCATCAAGGGGTTCGGGACGGTCGTGACCGGGACCTTAGTCAGCGGCAGGATCGAGATCGGCGACGAGCTGGAGCTCCTCCCCGCAGGAAAGAAATGCCGTGTTAGGGGGATAGAAGTTCATGATGAGCCAAGAGAATTTGCACGCGCCGGGCAAAGAACGGCACTCAATCTGGCAGGAATTGGCTATCTTGATCTCGGAAGAGGTATGACGCTTGCCATGCCAGGAGCGCTCAAGCCGGCCAGGATGATAGATGCCAGAATGAACCTTTTGCCATCGAGCCCGCCTTTAAAGAACCTCTCGAAGGTGAGATTTCATCATGGAACATCCGAGGTTATGGCAAGGGTCCATATTCTGGAGGCGGACAGGTTGGCTCCGGGAAGCTCCATGTACGTTCAACTGAGAATGGAAAAACCTGTCGCCGTCTTTCCGGGGGACAGATTCATCGTGAGGTTTTATTCTCCAACCAGAACAATCGGAGGCGGTCTTGTACTCGATAACGATCCTCGAAAGCACAAGACGGGCGATACATCCGTTATCAACGATCTTTCGATCCTTGAATCAGGAAATGAGCAGGAAAGATTGGATCTCATCGTCGCTTCTTATGGAGAGCGTGGTGTTGTACTACAGGCTCTGGTAAGACGGAGCGGCATGGGAAGAGTGGCGATCGAAACGTTGATGAGTGATCTGGTACAACGTGGTTGGGTCGAAGAGATCCCGGTGGATAGCGGTCTGTTCCTTTCGAAGAGGGCTTATGATCAACTGAAGAAGAAGGCGAAGGAAGAAGTGCTGCGTTTTCACAGAGAGAATCCCCTATCTCCGGGTATCAGCAAGGAAGAACTGAGAAGGAAAGCAGCTTCTTTCGTCCATCAGGAGTTATTCGAATCGATCGTAGCTACGATGAAAAATGAAGGAGATATCAGGGTGGAAGGCTCCCTTGTCATACACAGGGACCACAGGATAGAGTTGAATCCTATGGAGCAAGAGATCCGAGAACATCTTGAAGGGGAGTTCAGAAAGGGAGGGCTCAATCCGCCGGAGATGAAGATCGTTCTGAATGTCAGCCGGTTCCCGAGGGAAGTCGTCGAGAAGATCTTTCATCTTCTGCTGAGGGAGGAAAAGCTGATTAAGATGAAAGATGAACGGGTCTTCCATCAAGATTCTATCGCCGCGCTTAAAGAAAAGCTTGGAAAATATGCCGAGCAGAAAAGTATAATAGATATCGCCACCTTCAAGGATATGGCTGGAATTACCAGGAAGAACGCAATTCCCCTCCTGGAATATTTCGACTCGATCAAGGTCACGAAGAGAGTGGGGAATGAGCGTCTCATCTTGAAAGAAAATTTGAAATGA
- the tatA gene encoding twin-arginine translocase TatA/TatE family subunit — protein MPRLGIWEILIIILIIVLIFGARKIPELGRGLGEGIRNFRKALRGDTEDKDKTEERKETKNN, from the coding sequence ATGCCGCGTCTGGGAATCTGGGAAATTCTCATAATCATTCTGATCATTGTCCTCATCTTTGGGGCAAGAAAGATACCCGAGCTGGGAAGGGGGCTCGGAGAAGGGATCAGGAACTTCCGGAAAGCCTTAAGGGGCGATACGGAAGATAAGGATAAAACGGAAGAGCGAAAGGAAACGAAAAACAACTAA
- a CDS encoding ChaN family lipoprotein — MYKSPQIKEMFAGQRETVRHLKKIIFGSDPNSRKKYIKDFTEEFRTFQEISSLDDLIVSCYKADLIYLGDYHALKDCQLFEAKLIRKIAERSSRTVLGMEMVYSRNQGILDRWMEGAISEEEFLKRIRYDSEWGYDWEGFREIFCMARKCGIRVYGLDSGPRGGFQYIRKRDSFAAEKIVNLFQTFPDTKVIVIFGESHLARNHLPRKVKEKLKKANLEKREVVVVQNVDWLYWERIDRGLDWAEVIKVSDGRFCVFNSSLIAKYEAYRQTLEKWKYQEDSEEVDLTPTIHNMIDAILKFLEIDKYTYLYRKEDGYREYLIDVFPEVYSYSDQAIIRGLLLEKNYSDEEIEIIEEHISKKGSCYVSGLNAIVIGKLHVNHAGEEAAHFVNKALKQEIGSFQSRRDDLLQFDIFYAAIMGEALAFFGSKLIDPSRNHFFETQFYQYYRKGKEEIEKNTGYTYEEFNEIIRFILLHKRFEKEYQKYDQIPKELLDGIKTQKEKFTILTHELGYFLGQQMYDAYQNDLMGKEEIKSLFMMKFDRSGSALETYLSIIERVTLS, encoded by the coding sequence ATGTACAAGAGCCCCCAGATCAAAGAGATGTTTGCCGGTCAGAGAGAGACTGTCAGACACCTTAAAAAGATCATTTTTGGTTCAGACCCCAACAGCCGCAAGAAATATATCAAGGATTTCACCGAAGAGTTCAGGACCTTCCAAGAAATTTCTTCACTGGATGATCTTATCGTCTCCTGCTACAAAGCAGATCTCATCTATCTGGGTGATTATCATGCTCTTAAAGATTGTCAGCTCTTCGAGGCCAAGCTTATCAGGAAGATAGCGGAAAGGAGCAGCAGAACCGTTCTCGGGATGGAGATGGTCTATAGTCGGAACCAGGGGATCCTCGACCGGTGGATGGAAGGAGCGATCTCAGAAGAGGAGTTCCTCAAGAGAATCCGATACGATTCGGAGTGGGGGTATGATTGGGAGGGTTTTAGGGAGATCTTTTGCATGGCACGGAAGTGCGGCATAAGGGTTTATGGTCTGGATAGCGGGCCCAGAGGTGGCTTCCAGTACATCCGGAAGAGGGACAGTTTCGCCGCTGAGAAGATCGTCAATCTTTTTCAGACCTTCCCTGATACAAAGGTCATCGTCATATTTGGAGAGTCGCATCTTGCCAGGAATCATCTGCCGAGAAAGGTAAAAGAGAAGCTCAAAAAGGCCAATCTTGAAAAGAGGGAGGTGGTCGTTGTTCAGAATGTAGACTGGCTATACTGGGAACGCATCGACAGGGGGTTGGATTGGGCGGAGGTCATTAAAGTATCTGACGGAAGGTTTTGCGTCTTCAATTCAAGCCTCATTGCCAAGTATGAAGCTTACAGGCAAACGCTGGAAAAGTGGAAATACCAAGAAGATAGCGAGGAGGTTGATCTAACTCCCACCATCCACAACATGATTGATGCCATTCTGAAATTTCTCGAGATAGACAAGTATACATACCTGTATAGAAAGGAAGACGGCTACCGTGAATACTTGATAGACGTCTTCCCGGAAGTATATTCTTACAGCGATCAGGCGATCATCCGTGGCCTTCTGCTCGAAAAAAATTACAGCGATGAGGAAATCGAGATCATCGAAGAGCACATTTCGAAGAAGGGTAGCTGCTATGTATCTGGTCTGAACGCTATCGTCATCGGGAAGCTCCATGTAAATCACGCGGGGGAAGAAGCTGCTCATTTCGTCAATAAGGCTCTTAAGCAGGAGATCGGGTCGTTCCAGAGCAGGAGAGATGACCTCCTCCAGTTCGACATTTTCTATGCCGCCATCATGGGAGAAGCTCTCGCTTTCTTCGGATCGAAGCTGATTGATCCCAGCAGGAACCACTTCTTCGAAACGCAGTTTTATCAATATTACCGGAAGGGGAAGGAGGAAATTGAAAAGAATACGGGATACACCTATGAAGAGTTCAACGAGATCATCAGGTTCATCCTTCTCCATAAGCGGTTCGAGAAGGAGTATCAGAAGTATGATCAGATCCCGAAGGAGCTCCTCGATGGGATAAAGACTCAGAAGGAGAAGTTCACGATATTAACCCATGAACTGGGATATTTTCTGGGTCAACAGATGTACGATGCGTACCAGAATGATCTCATGGGCAAGGAAGAGATCAAATCTCTTTTCATGATGAAGTTCGATAGGAGCGGTTCGGCTCTGGAGACCTACCTTTCCATAATCGAAAGAGTAACTCTGTCATGA
- the amrS gene encoding AmmeMemoRadiSam system radical SAM enzyme, with product MFYKLDRDSSVRCFLCPHNCRINDGDVGTCMVRRNFSGKLHSLVYGKVIAEHVDPIEKKPIFHYYPGSYAYSIATIGCNFKCSFCQNHDISQYLRNGGESLPGRPASPEDIVKAAMDSGCRSISYTYTEPTIFFEFAYDTARMAKAKGIGNNFVSNGYISLDAIETISPYLDAINIDLKNFNDETYKKINGGRLQPVLDAITKYKERGVWVEVTTLIVPGMNDSEEELREIARFLVKTDPNIPWHVSRFYPNYKMFDRNATPFEKIKKALQIGKEEGLNFVYSGNVPGWDSENTYCTACGTILIERFGFQSAESFIKWDRCPTCRKEVPGIGLSS from the coding sequence ATGTTCTATAAGCTGGATAGAGATAGCAGCGTCAGATGCTTTCTCTGCCCTCATAACTGCCGGATCAATGACGGTGACGTTGGAACATGCATGGTCAGGAGGAACTTCTCCGGAAAACTCCACTCACTCGTCTATGGAAAGGTCATAGCAGAGCATGTAGACCCCATAGAAAAAAAACCGATTTTCCATTACTATCCAGGGTCGTATGCTTACTCCATCGCCACCATCGGATGCAACTTCAAATGCTCCTTCTGTCAGAATCATGATATTTCGCAGTACCTGCGAAATGGCGGAGAATCCCTCCCGGGCCGCCCCGCATCTCCTGAAGACATCGTAAAAGCTGCCATGGATTCAGGCTGTCGATCAATCTCCTATACCTATACCGAACCCACCATCTTTTTCGAATTCGCCTATGACACGGCACGCATGGCGAAAGCAAAAGGGATTGGGAATAACTTCGTGAGCAACGGATACATCTCTCTGGACGCTATCGAGACGATATCCCCCTACCTTGATGCCATCAACATCGATCTGAAGAATTTTAATGATGAGACTTACAAGAAGATCAACGGGGGCCGGCTTCAGCCCGTCCTAGACGCCATTACGAAGTACAAGGAAAGGGGAGTATGGGTGGAAGTGACAACGCTTATCGTCCCGGGAATGAACGATTCTGAGGAAGAATTAAGGGAGATCGCCAGGTTCCTGGTTAAGACAGACCCGAATATCCCCTGGCACGTCAGCCGGTTCTATCCAAACTACAAGATGTTCGACCGAAATGCAACTCCTTTCGAAAAGATCAAAAAGGCTCTGCAGATAGGAAAAGAGGAAGGATTGAATTTCGTTTACAGCGGGAATGTCCCGGGATGGGATAGTGAAAACACTTACTGCACCGCTTGTGGAACGATTCTCATCGAACGATTTGGCTTTCAAAGCGCAGAGAGCTTCATAAAATGGGATCGTTGCCCAACCTGCCGGAAAGAGGTCCCCGGCATCGGTCTTTCCTCATGA